The Arsenicicoccus dermatophilus genome contains the following window.
GACAGCACATTGCCCACGTGCACGGGTCGGCCCTGCCGGTCCGCGATCTGCTTGGCCTTGTCGAGGAGGCGGTATGACGAGAGCGGCGCGTAGGTCCCGGGCAGTCGGAACTGATGGAGGAAGGCCGAGTCGGTGGACGCCCCCTGGGCGAGGATCACGTCGAAGAGGTCGATGTCCTCCGACAGCGTGCCGCAGCTCCCCACCCGGATCAGCTCGCGCACGCCGAAGGAGTGGATCAGCTCGTGGGAGTAGAGGCCCATGGAGGGCATGCCCATGCCGGTCCCCATGACCGACAGCGGGCGACCCCGGTAGGTGCCGGTGTAGCCGAGCATCCCCCGGACCTCGTTGAAGCAGACCGCGTCGTCGAGGAAGGTCTCGGCGATGAACCTGGCGCGAAGCGGGTCTCCGGGCAGCAGGATGGTCTCGGCGATGTCGGCGAGGGGCTTGATGTGCGGGGTCGCCGCGGGTGTCTGGACGGACATGTCACTTCCTTGTGCGGGGTGGTGCGAGGTGGTGGTAGGGGCCCGCCCTCCCGGGACGGGAGGGC
Protein-coding sequences here:
- the deoD gene encoding purine-nucleoside phosphorylase, which translates into the protein MSVQTPAATPHIKPLADIAETILLPGDPLRARFIAETFLDDAVCFNEVRGMLGYTGTYRGRPLSVMGTGMGMPSMGLYSHELIHSFGVRELIRVGSCGTLSEDIDLFDVILAQGASTDSAFLHQFRLPGTYAPLSSYRLLDKAKQIADRQGRPVHVGNVLSSDVFYDADETALPRWAAMGVLGVEMEAAALFATAAAAGVDALAILTVSDHITRGQAATPEQRQTAFTAMIDIALEMA